A window of Sebastes umbrosus isolate fSebUmb1 unplaced genomic scaffold, fSebUmb1.pri scaffold_209_arrow_ctg1, whole genome shotgun sequence genomic DNA:
GGGTCCGGGTCCCGGGACCCCGCGGTGCCCTCTGGTGGACGTGGCCTCGGCGTCTAACTTCCGCTGCTTCCAGCTGCGTCACCTCCACCTGGACCTGCGGCTCAACTTTGCCGTGAAGGAGATGAGCGGCTGGTTGGTTCTGGACCTGATCCCGGTCCAGCCGGGGGTCCACACCCTGGTCCTGGACtcccacccctccctcctcatccACTCCATAGACTGTAAAGTCCCCGGCGCCGGGCAGGAGGAGCCGGTCTCCCTCACGTACCGGGTCGACCCGTTCACGGACTACGGCTCCTCGCTGAACATCAGCCTGCCGTCAGCGGCGCTGAAACCGAGCCGGCTGATCCAGATCACGGTCCGCTACGCCACCACGGACGGACCGGCGGTATGGACGCCACAATACTATTATATATCActattatacagtacatatgctattactattatatatacgattactattatatatcactattatacagtacatttactattactattatatatactattactattatatatatgattactattatatatcactattatacagtacatatgctattactattatatatactattactattatatatacgattactattatatatcactattatacagtacatttactattactattatatatactattactattatatatatgattactattatatatcactattatacagtacatatgctattactattatatatactattactattatatatacgattactattatatattactattatacagtacatttactattactattatatatactattactattatatata
This region includes:
- the LOC119484424 gene encoding aminopeptidase RNPEPL1-like is translated as MMAELHQTPTSLCCCRKSLPVSGARCVGDSERPSAGPGPGPGTPRCPLVDVASASNFRCFQLRHLHLDLRLNFAVKEMSGWLVLDLIPVQPGVHTLVLDSHPSLLIHSIDCKVPGAGQEEPVSLTYRVDPFTDYGSSLNISLPSAALKPSRLIQITVRYATTDGPAVWTPQYYYISLLY